Below is a genomic region from bacterium.
GAGAAGTGCCCCTGGCCCGTCGTCACCGACGCGCAGGGGCGCTTCGAGTTGAGCGGCCTGCCCCTGCAAGGCAAGGCCCGGGTCATCGCCATGCACCCGACGCAGCCGCTCTTCGCCGGGGTGAGCCTTGAGCCCGATGGCAGCGTCGAGCCCGGCCTGGTGCTCCTGCCGCCGGCCACCATGACCGTCCGCGTCAAGCAGCCCGACGGCACGCCGCTGAACACCGCCCAGTGCGGCGAGAGCGGGATGGAGAGCGTGCACTTGATCTCAGACGAACTCGCCTGCCGGCTGAGCGCCGCCGGCGCGAGCGGCAGCTACGGCTTCAGCACCGAGGGGGGTGTCCTGCGCCTGGAGGGCCTCGTCTCCGGGCTGTCCTACAAGATCTGGGTGATTGACCGCAATCGGAAGTTCAACAGCCAGGAGCTGGGGTTCTACGTCGAGCCCGGCCAGGACGTGGACCTGGGCGAGGTGACTTTGAGCGCCAAATGAGCGGGGGACGGGTGGTTGGCGTCCCGTCGGGGAGCAGTTGACCGGGGCCTCAGACCGGACGCGGGCCCGGCGGCTGGTTCTTCATCACGTCTTCGCTGTACTTGAGGCCCGCGCGCACGCGGGCCAGGCGGCGGAAGAAGATGACCAGGAGGGCCACCGTCTCACCGATGCACAGGGTGGGGAGATACCAGGCCGGGCGGAAGCCGAAGATCAGGGGCCACCAGAGCACGATGCAGGCGATGATGACAATCCACTCGATCAGTTCGTCGCGTTCCATGGACACTCCCGTCAGGCGCTAGCACACAGGGCGCCACCGCGCACCCTTCACTCTTCACTCTTCCGTCTTCACTCTTGCCGTTCAGACCCCGGCTTCGCCGCTGGGCTCGAGCTGCTTGATGGCCGTGATGGCCTCGTGGATGGTCAGGCGCAGGCAATCATCCAGCGGCATGTCATCCAGATCCCCCGTGTTCGTGGCGAGGGCCGGGTCTATGTCCACGATCTGCCCCCGCTCGTTCTGCTCGGGCTGCAGCGCCACCGGTGAGCCGAAGCGCCGGCGGAAGGTCTCCAGCCGTCGCGTGAGGGCCTCGGCCTCGTGCGCCAGTTCCTGCACGGGCTCGGGGTTCAGTGTCGGGCGGTTGCGGCGCACGGTATCCAGCCAGGTCGCGCGGTTGGGGGCGTCCAGATAGCCCTGGGCGATCAACGCCATCTCGACATGGCTGCGCAGGTCGCTGCAGCACGTGCCACGCTCCCAGAAGGTCATCTCCTGGCGGATAGCCTTCAGCATGCGCTCCAGCAGCTCCTCCAGCGAGAAGTGCTCGTCGGGCGGGGCGGCGGTCTCGTCATCATCCTGCTTGCCGCGCGTCCGGTTCTTGCGGCTCAGCTCGAAAGCCACCTGCAGGCTCTCATTGAGCGGGGAGGGGGGGAGAGGCTTCTCCTGGCGCAGCCGCAGCTCCCACTGCTTGTGCGGATAGGGCGGCATGAAGGTGGCGTCGCGTCGGGCATAGCGCCAGGTCAGGCAGCCCTCGTGGATGAGGTCCACCAGCATGGCGTACAGCAACTGCCGCGCGAAATCGTCCGTGTCCAGCTCGTCCTGCGTCTGGCAGGCATACGCCCGGTCGCGCGGCGCGCTGCCCATCGGCCGGCGACCGACGGGCTTGACGAAGTCATGGGCGTACAGGTAGATCAGACCGTCGGCGCGCACCGGGTCCTCGGCGGACGCTGGCGTCATCCGGGGCGGCGGCGGCTGGTCGGCCAGCTCTCCCAGGCGCTGTTTTGCCCGCCGCAGCAGGCGGAAGATCAGCACGAACAGCCAGACCCCGATGGCGGCCAGTACGATGGCGATGGCAATCTGCATGGTGTGGTCAGCCGGTCCCCGGTTCGCGATCCCCGGTCCCTGACTGATCCCTATCCTTCCGCGTAGGCGTAGGCGACATGGTTGTGAATCGACTCGAAGCTCTCGCACTCCGCCGCGAACCAGGTCACGCCGTCGAGGCCCCGCAGGGCCAGGACCGTGTCGCGCACGACGTCCTCGACGAACTTGGGGTTGGCGAAGGCGGCTTCCGTGACGTACTTCTCATCCGCGCGCTTGAGCACGGGGTAGATCTCGCAACTGCCCTGTCGCTCCAGCAGCGGGATGAGGTCCTCCAGCCAGATGAGGACCCCGGGGCGGGTGCGCAGGCGGACCGACAGCGAGGCGCGCTGGCTGTGGGCGCCCTGGTCGGAGATCTCCAGCGAGCACGGGCACACCGTCAGGATGGGCACCGTCACGCCGAGGGTGAAGGTGTAGGCGCCGTCGGCCAACTCGGCCCGGAAGCGGCACTCGTAGTCCATCTGGCACGGCTCGCCCGTGGCCGGGGCGCGCTTGTCCAGGAAGTAGCGGAACGACAGCTCCACCTGCGCCGCCGGCGCATCGAACGCCGCCGCGATCTCCCGCACCATCTGCTCCATCTGCACGGTGGAGACGGCCTTCTTGCTCCACTGCAGCAGGATCTGCAAGAAGCGGCTCATGTGCGTGCCGCGCTCGCTGTGGGGCAGTTGCACACTGGCGTCTAACTCGCCCAGCAGGTGGGCCAGCCGGCCCCCCTTCTCACGGATCATGATCGGCAAATGAAGCTGGCGGATGCCGACGCGGTCAATCTCGATCCCGCGCTGGTCGCCTTCAGAGGCAATGTCTCGCATGTCGAGGGCATTGTACACTGCCCCGCGCGGGGCGACAAGAAGGGGCCGCGACCGCGGACGCGGAACCATCCCGTACCCAGGCAGCCACTTCCACCGACGGAGACAGCCGATGGACCACTCGCTGCTGCATTCCCAGTTCCAGGGGGAGATCCTGAGCGCCGCGCTCGTGGCCGAGCCCGAGGAGCGGCGGACCGACGACCTGGACCTGACGCGCATGGCCGGCCAGGCCCTCAACTACCTGAGGGGCAACCCCGACCCGGCGCGCGACTACGAGTGCAAGTTCGAGCTAGGGCCGCTGGGCATTCCGGCCCATGCCCCCCAGAGCGTGCCGCCCAACGAGTACGGCTACGACCCCATCTCCCTGGGCGACACCGACTGCCGCATGATGCTGCAGTACGGGCGGATGCGCGCCATGGCCGGCGAGGACACGCCCTGCGCCGTGGAGTTGGGTGTGCGACAGCGGGTGCTCGGCTACCTGGGCGACGATGGCCAGGCCTGGATCAACCCCGCCGCCTGGACCGGGTCCCCGGTCGAGGGCTACTGGGTCAGCAAGTGGGCCGGCGGCAAGATCATGACGCTGCTGGCCCATGACTTCGCCGCCACCGGCGACGCCGTCGCCAAACAGCGCGCGCGGAAGCTCTTCGAGGGCCTCAAGGGCCTCGCCCTCTGGGACGGCCCCCGGGCCTTCTATCCCGGCGGCGGTGTGCCGGTCAGGGACGGCCAGGTCCTGCTCCAGGGCTGGGCCGAGCACCACAGCAAGAACTACCCCGCCGTTGTCGAGCCGTGCCTGGAGTATGCCGAGCTGTGCGGAGACAACGAGGCCCTGGACTTCGCCATCGCCATGACCGAGGGCTTCCTGGCTGACAGCCAGCCCGGTCAGGACGAACTGCGGATTGACCCGGAGACAGGCGCTTTCCAGGGACATGTCCACCTGCACACCCATGCCCTCATCGGCGTGGCCCGGCTGGGCCTCCTGACCGGCGAGCAGCGCTATCTGGACTGGGCCCAGAAGGCCTATGAGTTCGTGCGCCGCCACGGCACCGACTACGGCTGGTACCCCGAGCACATCCCGCAGTCCCAGCACGGCGCCGAGACGTGCGTGGTGGGGGACATGGTGGGGATCGGGGTGTGGCTGGCCCAGCGCCACCCGCACGTCTTTGACCATGTGGCGCGCACGATCTACAACTACCTGAGGCGGACGCAGTTCTGCCTCACCGGCGAGTTCGTCGCCCTGTTCGAGCGCGTGCATGCCGAGCGGCCGGGCGGGGCGCTCCAGCAGGCGCTCGCCGAGCTGCGGAAGCTGGAGGGCGGGTTCGTGTCAGCTCCGGCCCCCGACGACTGGGTCAAGCGCGACGCCACGCTGGGCGCCACGGGACGCGCTCACAACGGGATAGACATGATGGGCTGCTGCCCGCCTGAGGGGATGCGGGGACTGTGGGAGGCGTGGCGGTGGACCGTGCAGGAGCTGCCGGGTTGCGTTCGCGTCAACCTGCCCTTCCACCGCGACCACCCGGCGGCCATCGTCACGGCCGGCGCTCCGGAGCAGGGCTGGCTGGTGGTGAAGCTGCGACGTGATGCCGATGTGCAGGTGCGGACACCGGCCTGGGCCGACCGCGCCGGGGTGACGGTGCTGCGCAACGGGCAGCCGGCGCCGGTGCAGTGGGCCGGCCCCGACGACGCCTACGTGGCGTGTCCCGGCATGGCGCGCGGGGAGACGCTGCAAGTGCACTGGCCCGTGGCGGCCTTCGTGCAGCGCCAGACGCTGCTCAGTGTGCCGGGGGGCGAGGTGGACTTGACGGTCCAGTGGGAGGGCAACGAGGTTGAGGCGGTAGACCCGTGCGGCAAGTACCTGCCGCTGTTCGAGCACAGATAGGGAAGAGGCATGACGATGGCTTTGCGACTGGCAAACTACCTACTGGCCGAACGGCCGGATCTCCCGCCCCGCGTTGGGGCACTGGCCGGGGAGGGCCTGATTGACGTGGCCGAGGCCTGCGAAGAGATGGACGCGGAGTGTGGCTGCACCGGCTCGGTGCTGGCCCTGCTGTGCTGCCCGGACTGCCTGGCGATGGTCCGGGAGGCGCTGGCGGGCGCGGAGCCGCACATCGCCCTGGACGCGGTGAAGCTCCTGGCCCCCGTGCCGCGGCCGGGGAAGCTGTTCTGCCTGGCCGGCAACTATGAGGAGCACATCCGTGAAGGTGGCCGGCAGGAGGTCCACGGGTCCGACCGGGCCACCCCCCGGGTGTTCATGAAGCCGGTCCCGAACACCGTGTGTGGCCAGGGCGACCCCATCCCCGTCGCCAGGACCACGCAGTTCCTGGACTACGAGGGCGAGTTGGCGGTCATCATCGGCAAGGGGGGCAAGTATATCCCGGCCGCCGAGGCGCTGGACTACGTGTGCGGCGCCACCTGCCTCAATGACGTCTCCGAGCGACGGCTGCACGTCTGGGACCGCCCGGAGGACCGCCCCTGGGATCGCTTCTTCGACTGGCTCAACGGCAAGTGGTATGACAACTTCGCGCCGATGGGCCCCTGCGCCGTGCCCCTCCCTGATCTGGGTGATGTGCAGGACCTGCGGCTGGTGACCCGCGTCAACGGCGAGACCGTGCAGAACACGAGCACGGCCCAGATGATCTTCACCGTGGCCCAGCAGATCGAGTACATCTCCCACATGCTAACCCTCGAGCCGGGCGATGTCATCGCCACCGGCACGCCGGCGGGAGTGGGCATCGCGCGAGGAGTTCCTCTGCAAGCCGGCGACGTGGTGGAGGTGGAGGTTGAGGGCATCGGTGTGCTGCGTAACCCCGTGGCGCCGGAGCCCTGAGCGCAGGAACCACCTTGGCCCCCTCGGGTGTTTGCCCGGTATAGGTGCTTCGAGACTGGACCTACAGGGTGAGAACGACATGTCGCGGCGTCTCATCGGCCTGATTGTGCTGCTGCCAATGCTGGTCGCGCTGGGCGGCTGTGTCAGCCGGACCTCCGCTCCCTCGACGGATGTCGTCCTGATGCTGCGGGCCACGCCCTCCCAGATGAAGGTGTGGGAGGAAGCCACCAAGAGCTTCACGGAAGCGACCAAGATCGGCGTCACCATCCAGAACGAGCCCTACGACAGCTACTTCACCAAGCTGCAGACGATGATCGCGGGGGGCAAGCCGCCCGATGTCGTCTTCATGGAGTCCACCCGCTTCCCCGAGTTCGTCAGCAAGGGCGCACTCGAGAACCTCGACACGTACCTCAAGGCGCAGCAGGACATCAAGCCCGACGACTTCTTCCCGGCGGCCTGGCAGGCGTACCAGTACCAGGGCGACACCTACGGTCTGCCCAACGATCTGGCCGTCCTGGCGATTGCCTACAACGTGGACCAGTTCGAGGTGGCCGCGGCGCCCGCACCCAAGCCCGACTGGACGTGGGCCAACTACCTGAAGCTGGCCCATGGGATGACGGTGGACCGGGACGACGATGGCCGCGTGGATGTCTGGGGGACGACCATCTGCCCGTGGTGGCAAGTGTATGTCTGGCAGAATGGGGGAGAGCTGGTGGACGACGTGCAGGCGCCGCGGCGCTCGACGTTGAGCACTCCGGCCGCCCAGCAGGCGCTGCAGTTCCTGGCCGACCTACACGCCAAGGAGAAGGTAGCCCCGAGCATGTCGCTGACCCGCGGGATGGGCCGCGTCGAGGCCTTTGCCGCCGGTCAGGTGGCCATGATCTACTGCGGCCGCTGGGACACGGTACAGATGAACAAGATCGAGGGGCGCTGGGAGACTGCGCCGCTGCCGCGCGGGAAGGTCGCCGCCAACCTCGGCCTGGGCTCGTGCTTCAGCATCGTCAAGGGCGCCCCCCATGCGCAGAACGCCTGGAAGCTCGTCTCCTTCCTGGCCGGCAACGATGGCCAGAAGCAACTGCTGGCTGGCGGCTTCTCCACCCCCGCGCGTGAGGTCCTCGTGCACTCCGAGTACTTCACCGGCGGCCTGCTGAACAGCGGCCCCGGTGCCTTCGCCCAGGGGCTCAAGGTCATGCGCCCCGTGCCCTTCACCACGCGCTACACCGAGATCAGCAACATCTGGGAGCAGGAACTCGACCTGCTATGGTCGGGCCAGGCCACAGTCCAGCAGGTGACGCAGCGGATAGACGAGCGAGTGGACAAGGTCCTGGCTGAGGCGCAGCCGGCAACCGCCTGGCTGCTACCGCTATCCCCCTCCCTGTGAGACGCGCAGCGTCTCCGGAGGGGGCCGGGGGGTAGGCCGCCGTACTCCCCCTCCCTTCAGGGAGGGGGTTGGGGGGTAGGCCGCCGTTCAGCCTTCCGCAACGATCTGCAGGAAGAACCGCTGTACGCGCCGGTCGTCCGTCAGCTCCGGGTGGAACGCCGTCCCCAGCAACTTCCCCTGCCGTACCGCCACGATGCGGTCGTTGAAGACCGACAGCACTTCCACGCCCTCGCCGGCTGACTCCACGTACGGGGCGCGGATGAACACCGCGCGCGTCTCTCCGCCCTCGAGGCCCCGGAACGGCAGGTCGGTCTCGAAGCTGTCTACCTGGCGCCCGAAAGCGTTGCGCCTCACGCGGCAGTTGAGCAGCCCCAGTCGCTGCTGCTCGGGGTAGTCGGCGATGTCTTTGGCCATGTAGATCAGGCCGGCGCAGGTGCCCCAGAGGCCCATGCCGCGGGCATGGGCGGCGATGATGGCCTGATCCACCCCGAACCGCTCGCACAGCTTGCCGATGGTGGTGGATTCGCCCCCGGGAATGATGAGACCGTCAAGGGTGGCGATCTCTGCGGCCTTCTTGACGGGGAAGGCCTCGGCGCCCTCGACTTCGTTCATGGCGGCAATGTGTTCCGCGAAGTCGCCCTGAATGGCGAGTACTCCAATACGCTTGCTCATACTGACAACTCAACTCTCTACAGACAGGGCCTCGGTCCCGTCAGGCATGGCGCTGGCGCTCAACCCGGGCCACGACTTGTGCCCGGCCGGCGCACGATGTGCTACAATAGCTCAGCCAGGCCCATCGTGCAAGGCATGAC
It encodes:
- the folE2 gene encoding GTP cyclohydrolase FolE2, which encodes MRDIASEGDQRGIEIDRVGIRQLHLPIMIREKGGRLAHLLGELDASVQLPHSERGTHMSRFLQILLQWSKKAVSTVQMEQMVREIAAAFDAPAAQVELSFRYFLDKRAPATGEPCQMDYECRFRAELADGAYTFTLGVTVPILTVCPCSLEISDQGAHSQRASLSVRLRTRPGVLIWLEDLIPLLERQGSCEIYPVLKRADEKYVTEAAFANPKFVEDVVRDTVLALRGLDGVTWFAAECESFESIHNHVAYAYAEG
- a CDS encoding glycoside hydrolase family 127 protein, which codes for MDHSLLHSQFQGEILSAALVAEPEERRTDDLDLTRMAGQALNYLRGNPDPARDYECKFELGPLGIPAHAPQSVPPNEYGYDPISLGDTDCRMMLQYGRMRAMAGEDTPCAVELGVRQRVLGYLGDDGQAWINPAAWTGSPVEGYWVSKWAGGKIMTLLAHDFAATGDAVAKQRARKLFEGLKGLALWDGPRAFYPGGGVPVRDGQVLLQGWAEHHSKNYPAVVEPCLEYAELCGDNEALDFAIAMTEGFLADSQPGQDELRIDPETGAFQGHVHLHTHALIGVARLGLLTGEQRYLDWAQKAYEFVRRHGTDYGWYPEHIPQSQHGAETCVVGDMVGIGVWLAQRHPHVFDHVARTIYNYLRRTQFCLTGEFVALFERVHAERPGGALQQALAELRKLEGGFVSAPAPDDWVKRDATLGATGRAHNGIDMMGCCPPEGMRGLWEAWRWTVQELPGCVRVNLPFHRDHPAAIVTAGAPEQGWLVVKLRRDADVQVRTPAWADRAGVTVLRNGQPAPVQWAGPDDAYVACPGMARGETLQVHWPVAAFVQRQTLLSVPGGEVDLTVQWEGNEVEAVDPCGKYLPLFEHR
- a CDS encoding fumarylacetoacetate hydrolase family protein, with the translated sequence MALRLANYLLAERPDLPPRVGALAGEGLIDVAEACEEMDAECGCTGSVLALLCCPDCLAMVREALAGAEPHIALDAVKLLAPVPRPGKLFCLAGNYEEHIREGGRQEVHGSDRATPRVFMKPVPNTVCGQGDPIPVARTTQFLDYEGELAVIIGKGGKYIPAAEALDYVCGATCLNDVSERRLHVWDRPEDRPWDRFFDWLNGKWYDNFAPMGPCAVPLPDLGDVQDLRLVTRVNGETVQNTSTAQMIFTVAQQIEYISHMLTLEPGDVIATGTPAGVGIARGVPLQAGDVVEVEVEGIGVLRNPVAPEP
- a CDS encoding sugar ABC transporter substrate-binding protein — translated: MSRRLIGLIVLLPMLVALGGCVSRTSAPSTDVVLMLRATPSQMKVWEEATKSFTEATKIGVTIQNEPYDSYFTKLQTMIAGGKPPDVVFMESTRFPEFVSKGALENLDTYLKAQQDIKPDDFFPAAWQAYQYQGDTYGLPNDLAVLAIAYNVDQFEVAAAPAPKPDWTWANYLKLAHGMTVDRDDDGRVDVWGTTICPWWQVYVWQNGGELVDDVQAPRRSTLSTPAAQQALQFLADLHAKEKVAPSMSLTRGMGRVEAFAAGQVAMIYCGRWDTVQMNKIEGRWETAPLPRGKVAANLGLGSCFSIVKGAPHAQNAWKLVSFLAGNDGQKQLLAGGFSTPAREVLVHSEYFTGGLLNSGPGAFAQGLKVMRPVPFTTRYTEISNIWEQELDLLWSGQATVQQVTQRIDERVDKVLAEAQPATAWLLPLSPSL
- the pdxT gene encoding pyridoxal 5'-phosphate synthase glutaminase subunit PdxT, giving the protein MSKRIGVLAIQGDFAEHIAAMNEVEGAEAFPVKKAAEIATLDGLIIPGGESTTIGKLCERFGVDQAIIAAHARGMGLWGTCAGLIYMAKDIADYPEQQRLGLLNCRVRRNAFGRQVDSFETDLPFRGLEGGETRAVFIRAPYVESAGEGVEVLSVFNDRIVAVRQGKLLGTAFHPELTDDRRVQRFFLQIVAEG